One segment of Cyprinus carpio isolate SPL01 chromosome B20, ASM1834038v1, whole genome shotgun sequence DNA contains the following:
- the LOC109112546 gene encoding alpha-1-antitrypsin homolog has translation MVKKMWGKMYYSVIAALLVAMAWAAPHEGHDHDGHPADHYHHLHHGKDEPHPSHSGEDACHLLSPHNADFAFSLYKKLALHPDAQGKNIFFSPVGISMALSMLAVGAKGSTLSQIYSSLGYSGLKAQQVNEGYEHLIHMLGHSQDSMQLEAGAGVAIREGFKVVDQFLKDVQHYYNSEAFSVDFSKPEIAAEEINQFIAKKTNDKITDMVKDLDSDMVMMLINYMYFRGKWDKPFEAQLTHKAEFKVDKDTTVQVDMMKRTGRYDIYQDPVNQTTVMMVPYKGNTSMMIVLPDEGKMKDVEESICRHHLKNWHDKLFRSSVDLFMPKFSISATSKLNDILTEMGVTDAFSDTADFSGMTEELKVKVSQVVHKAVLSVDEKGTEAAAATTIEIMPMSLPGTVMLNRPFLVLIVEDSTKSILFMGKITNPTV, from the exons ATG GTGAAAAAAATGTGGGGAAAGATGTATTACAGTGTGATTGCTGCCCTGCTGGTAGCAATGGCCTGGGCCGCACCCCACGAAGGTCATGACCATGACGGCCACCCAGCTGATCACTACCACCATCTCCACCACGGGAAGGACGAACCCCACCCCAGCCACAGTGGGGAGGATGCCTGCCATCTGCTTTCTCCACACAACGCTGACTTTGCCTTCTCCCTCTACAAGAAACTTGCGCTCCATCCTGATGCCCAGGGCAAGAACATTTTCTTCTCCCCGGTCGGTATCTCAATGGCTTTGAGCATGCTGGCTGTAGGTGCCAAGGGTAGCACTCTATCACAAATATACAGCAGTCTGGGTTACAGCGGGCTGAAGGCTCAGCAGGTCAATGAGGGCTATGAGCACTTGATCCACATGCTTGGCCACAGTCAGGACAGCATGCAGCTGGAGGCAGGTGCTGGTGTGGCCATCAGAGAAGGCTTCAAAGTGGTTGACCAGTTCCTGAAGGACGTTCAGCACTACTACAACAGCGAAGCCTTCAGCGTTGACTTCTCCAAGCCTGAAATCGCTGCAGAAGAGATTAACCAGTTCATCGCCAAGAAAACCAATGACAAAATAACCGACATGGTGAAGGACCTGGACTCTGATATGGTGATGATGCTGATTAACTATATGTACTTCAGAG GGAAGTGGGATAAGCCATTTGAAGCACAACTGACTCACAAAGCTGAGTTCAAAGTGGACAAGGACACCACCGTGCAAGTTGACATGATGAAAAGAACCGGCCGCTATGACATCTATCAAGACCCTGTCAACCAAACTACGGTCATGATGGTGCCATACAAAGGCAATACTTCCATGATGATCGTTCTTCCTGATGAAGGGAAGATGAAGGATGTTGAAGAATCCATCTGCAGGCACCATCTTAAGAACTGGCATGATAAACTCTTCAGAAG CTCTGTGGACCTGTTCATGCCCAAGTTCTCCATCTCTGCAACGTCCAAACTGAATGACATTCTGACTGAAATGGGAGTGACTGATGCATTCAGTGACACAGCAGATTTCTCTGGGATGACAGAAGAGCTCAAAGTGAAGGTGTCACAG GTTGTGCATAAGGCAGTCCTCAGTGTGGATGAGAAGGGCACAGAGGCAGCGGCCGCAACCACAATAGAGATCATGCCCATGTCCCTGCCAGGCACTGTGATGCTCAACCGACCTTTCTTGGTACTGATTGTGGAGGACAGCACCAAGAGCATCCTCTTCATGGGCAAGATTACCAATCCTACAGTGTGA